The sequence AGGCCGACGCTAGACGCTCGATCAGCGGGACGCAAGCGCGGACGCGAAACATCGGCGACGCCCGCTAGCGGGACGAGCGGAGCGCAGATCGATCCCGTCCATGCTCCGTTCCGTGGCCGGAACGGAACGAATCAGCGCTCCATGTTGAAGGCGCGGGCCGAGTTGGTGTACTGCCTGCTTCTTCCGAAAGGGGGACACCTCATGACGCGAGCGCTCTTCTGGCTTGCGACGATCGGTCTCGCCGTTTCGTCGCTGGCTACGGGCAACGAACCAGCCCCGGCAGCCACTGAAGCGGGCATGCCCGCGGGGCTGGCTGACCGCGTCGCCGCAAACAGCGCCGCCGTGGCTAAGCGGGATGTCGCGGCCCTCGATGACATCTGGACGGACGACTACACGTTCATCAATCCCCACGGAGCGCTCCTCACCAAGAAGCAG is a genomic window of Deltaproteobacteria bacterium containing:
- a CDS encoding nuclear transport factor 2 family protein, with product MLKARAELVYCLLLPKGGHLMTRALFWLATIGLAVSSLATGNEPAPAATEAGMPAGLADRVAANSAAVAKRDVAALDDIWTDDYTFINPHGALLTKKQRLENLKSGATGVEATARQIEAVHVYGDTAVAASRITLKGRYSGKEAGGEYRMLSVWVNQQGRWRLAANQLTPIARH